The genomic window AAAAAGAACGTAGAGTTTATCATTAGAATATTTAATCATCTGAACCTACCGTTAACAATTGTAGGTGATGGTCCATTATTAGGCTCTCTAAAAAGTATATCAAATAATAATATAATTTTTAGAGGACATTGTTCCAATGATGAAATTTATAAGATTTATCAAGAACATCATGTTTTTGTATTACCGTCGACAGTTGAGCCATGGGGACTAGTTGTAGAAGAAGCATTGTATAATAATTGTGTACTATTATTAAGTGAGAATGTTGGAAGTCTTAATGAGATGTTAATTGAACCGGGTACTGGTGAATTTTTCAATCCTTTAGATTCTAGTTCCTTTTCTTCTGCTTTAAATAATGTTATTAATAATTATAAAGAATTACTAGAAAACGTAAAGCATTATGATCTAAATAAAAAAGATTTAAATCAAGTAAATACTTATATCCAAATATTAAATGACTAACTTAGTATATCTGATTCCTGCTATGTATAATCCTGGTGGAATGGAAAGAATTTTAACTGAAAAAATAAATTATTTGGTTAACAACTATAAATATAATATTTTTCTAATAACAACTGATCAGGGTGATTCTAAATTTTTTTTTAAACTTAGTGATAAAGTCACTGTTCTGAACTGGGATATTGGTTTCGATCAAAGCTATGGGTTACCATTAATAACAAAATTTCGGGAAATTAGAAAAAAACTCAAAAATTATAAATGCAGATTAAATCAGTTTCTACAGGACGAGAATATAGATATTTGTATATCGACCGGAGGAAAAGAATTGGAATTTTTGCATAAGCTAAAAGTCACGTGTAAATTTATATTTGAATGTCATTTTTCCAAAGATTATAGAAGACAATTTCTTATGTCACGCAATCCTAGCCTAAAATCATCTCTTATAGGCTGGTTCAGGAATCAACAAATGAAAAGTCAAACAAAGAGATTGGACAAAGTAGTAGTGTTAACAAATAATGATTTACATGATTGGAAGAAATCCCACACAAACATACAAAGAATACCCAATTTTTGCTCGTTTACATCAGAACAATTACCTATTTATAAAAGAAAGAGAGCAATAGCGGTGGGTAAGCTTGATGCACAAAAGGGATTTGACATGCTAATAGATTCATGGGCCATTAATAAAAGACAATTGAAAGAGTGGACATTAGATATATTTGGCCAAGGAGAATGGAGAGATTTTTTGGCACAGAAAATTATTGATTATAAACTTGAAAAAAATATTTATTTGAGAGGAGTTACGAATGATATAAGAACAGAACTTCAAAACAGTTCGATGTTTTTGTTTTCATCAAGATATGAAGGTTTCGGTTTAGCCGTTGTGGAGGCGATGACAGTAGGTCTGCCAGTTATTTCTTTCGATTGTCCGCAAGGTCCCTCTGAAATGGTAAACTCAGATAATGGCTTTTTAGTCCCGTTGGGAAATATAGAAGAATTTTCAAATAGAATCGTCGAACTGAGTAGAAACTCGGAAATTAGAGAAAATTTGGGTTTACAAAGTATTGTTAAATCTACGCAGTATTCTAAAGAATATATAATGGAAGATTGGAATAAATTATTTTTAAATGTCATTAAAGCTTAATCTAAAAATGAAGAATTCTGTTCTTTTTTTCGGACCTTACCCTAAACCTGTTACAGGTCAATCTATGGCATTTAAAGAAGTATTTGACCATTTTGATTCTCCAAAACTTCTCTGTAACATTACAAAATTTGAGGAAAACAAGATTTTGAATACACTTTACGTATTTATTTGTATTCCCAAATTATTTTTGTTTAACAAAATCAATGTTGTATATTTCACTTGCTCACGGTCAAATTTAGGTTTCATAAAAGACCTGTATGTTATTTTATTTGCTTATTTAGCTAAAGCAAGAATTATTAATCATTTACATGGTGCAGATTTTAATAGTTTTTTTGAAAATTCATCTTCATTTTTAAAAAATCTGATTAAATGGGCATACAATAAGGTTCAAACTTCTATTGTTCTTACAGATGGAATGGAAAAAGAATTCCAACATTTTGATAAAATGACGGTGAAAGTAATTCCAAATTCATATCCAAAAGCATTTAATGAAATACCATTTGAACATTTAAAAAACATAAAAAAATCTGAAGGATTTAATATTATCTTTTTATCTAATATTATGTATTCTAAAGGGATTGTTTTTTTTCTAGAATCATTGCCATTTTTACTAACAAAGCACATCAATTTAACTGTAAGCATTGCTGGTGTACCAATGGGAGATTATCTGAAAAATAAATCGGAAATTTCCAATATCTTTTTTGATGGTCTAGAAAAGCTCAAAGATAAATTTCCAAATCGGATTAATTATTACGGATTGGCAAGTGGAAAGTTTAAAGAAAAAATACTACAGAAAAGTTCGATTTTCATTCTGCCAACTATATATAAAACTGAAGCTTTCCCACTTACAATTATAGAGGCGATGTACTATGGTAACGTAATTGTAACAACAAATCATAATTATCTGCCGGGGATTGTAAAAGAGAAAAATGGCATATTAATAGGTTGTGGTAGTGTTGATGATATTCAAAATTCAATCGACTGCCTTTTAGAAAATCCAGAATCTTTAAATTTGATGCAGAAAAAAAATTATAATGAATCAAGAGAGATTTATAATCCTAATAGATTTTGTAACTCTGTGTATAATTTAATATTGAAAATAGCTTAATGAAAATCTCCATAATAACAGTTTGCTATAATAGTGAGACAACATTAGAAGATACGATAAAGTCGGTAGCAGCACAAACTTATCAGGATATTGAATACATCATTGTTGATGGGAACTCAAAAGATGAAACTTTAAACATTATAAAAAAATATACTGATACCGTGACAAAATGGATATCAGAAAAGGATAGAGGTTTGTATGATGCCATGAATAAAG from Chryseobacterium sp. SORGH_AS_0447 includes these protein-coding regions:
- a CDS encoding glycosyltransferase family 4 protein, translating into MTNLVYLIPAMYNPGGMERILTEKINYLVNNYKYNIFLITTDQGDSKFFFKLSDKVTVLNWDIGFDQSYGLPLITKFREIRKKLKNYKCRLNQFLQDENIDICISTGGKELEFLHKLKVTCKFIFECHFSKDYRRQFLMSRNPSLKSSLIGWFRNQQMKSQTKRLDKVVVLTNNDLHDWKKSHTNIQRIPNFCSFTSEQLPIYKRKRAIAVGKLDAQKGFDMLIDSWAINKRQLKEWTLDIFGQGEWRDFLAQKIIDYKLEKNIYLRGVTNDIRTELQNSSMFLFSSRYEGFGLAVVEAMTVGLPVISFDCPQGPSEMVNSDNGFLVPLGNIEEFSNRIVELSRNSEIRENLGLQSIVKSTQYSKEYIMEDWNKLFLNVIKA
- a CDS encoding glycosyltransferase family 4 protein, which encodes MKNSVLFFGPYPKPVTGQSMAFKEVFDHFDSPKLLCNITKFEENKILNTLYVFICIPKLFLFNKINVVYFTCSRSNLGFIKDLYVILFAYLAKARIINHLHGADFNSFFENSSSFLKNLIKWAYNKVQTSIVLTDGMEKEFQHFDKMTVKVIPNSYPKAFNEIPFEHLKNIKKSEGFNIIFLSNIMYSKGIVFFLESLPFLLTKHINLTVSIAGVPMGDYLKNKSEISNIFFDGLEKLKDKFPNRINYYGLASGKFKEKILQKSSIFILPTIYKTEAFPLTIIEAMYYGNVIVTTNHNYLPGIVKEKNGILIGCGSVDDIQNSIDCLLENPESLNLMQKKNYNESREIYNPNRFCNSVYNLILKIA